The proteins below are encoded in one region of Homo sapiens chromosome 8, GRCh38.p14 Primary Assembly:
- the RECQL4 gene encoding ATP-dependent DNA helicase Q4 isoform 8 (isoform 8 is encoded by transcript variant 10) yields the protein MERLRDVRERLQAWERAFRRQRGRRPSQAPEPRCWGPHLNRAATKSPQSTPGRSRQGSVPDYGQRLKANLKGTLQAGPALGRRPWPLGRASSKASTPKPPGTGPVPSFAEKVSDEPPQLPEPQPRPGRLQHLQASLSQRLGSLDPGWLQRCHSEVPDFLGAPKACRPDLGSEESQLLIPGESAVLGPGAGSQGPEASAFQEVSIRVGSPQPSSSGGEKRRWNEEPWESPAQVQQESSQAGPPSEGAGAVAVEEDPPGEPVQAQPPQPCSSPSNPRYHGLSPSSQARAGKAEGTAPLHIFPRLARHDRGNYVRLNMKQKHYVRGRALRSRLLRKQAWKQKWRKKGECFGGGGATVTTKESCFLNEQFDHWAAQCPRPASEEDTDAVGPEPLVPSPQPVPEVPSLDPTVLPLYSLGPSGQLAETPAEVFQALEQLGHQAFRPGQERAVMRILSGISTLLVLPTGAGKSLCYQLPALLYSRRSPCLTLVVSPLLSLMDDQVSGLPPCLKAACIHSGMTRKQRESVLQKIRAAQVHVLMLTPEALVGAGGLPPAAQLPPVAFACIDEAHCLSQWSHNFRPCYLRVCKVLRERMGVHCFLGLTATATRRTASDVAQHLAVAEEPDLHGPAPVPTNLHLSVSMDRDTDQALLTLLQGKRFQNLDSIIIYCNRREDTERIAALLRTCLHAAWVPGSGGRAPKTTAEAYHAGMCSRERRRVQRAFMQGQLRVVVATVAFGMGLDRPDVRAVLHLGLPPSFESYVQAVGRAGRDGQPAHCHLFLQPQGEDLRELRRHVHADSTDFLAVKRLVQRVFPACTCTCTRPPSEQEGAVGGERPVPKYPPQEAEQLSHQAAPGPRRVCMGHERALPIQLTVQALDMPEEAIETLLCYLELHPHHWLELLATTYTHCRLNCPGGPAQLQALAHRCPPLAVCLAQQLPEDPGQGSSSVEFDMVKLVDSMGWELASVRRALCQLQWDHEPRTGVRRGTGVLVEFSELAFHLRSPGDLTAEEKDQICDFLYGRVQARERQALARLRRTFQAFHSVAFPSCGPCLEQQDEERSTRLKDLLGRYFEEEEGQEPGGMEDAQGPEPGQARLQDWEDQVRCDIRQFLSLRPEEKFSSRAVARIFHGIGSPCYPAQVYGQDRRFWRKYLHLSFHALVGLATEELLQVAR from the exons ATGGAGCGGCTGCGGGACGTGCGGGAGCGGCTGCAGGCGTGGGAGCGCGCGTTCCGACGGCAGCGCGGGCGGCGACCGAGCCAG GCGCCAGAGCCCCGCTGCTGGGGGCCCCATCTGAATCGGGCTGCGACCAAGAGTCCACAGTCTACGCCAGGGCGGAGCCGCCAGGGCTCGGTGCCGGACTACGGGCAGCGGCTCAAGGCCAATCTGAAAGGCACCCTGCAG GCCGGACCAGCCCTGGGCCGCAGACCGTGGCCTCTAGGAAGAGCCTCATCTAAGGCATCCACCCCAAAGCCCCCAGGTACAGGGCCTGTCCCCTCCTTTGCAGAAAAAGTCAGTGATGAGCCTCCACAGCTCCCTGAGCCCCAGCCAAGGCCAGGCCGGCTCCAGCATCTGCAGGCATCCCTGAGCCAGCGGCTGGGCTCCCTAGATCCTGGCTGGTTACAGCGATGTCACAGTGAGGTCCCAGATTTTCTGGGGGCCCCCAAAGCCTGCAGGCCTGATCTAGGCTCAGAGGAATCACAACTTCTGATCCCTGGTGAGTCGGCTGTCCTTGGTCCTGGTGCTGGCTCCCAGGGCCCAGAggcttcagccttccaagaagtCAGCATCCGTGTGGGGAGCCCCCAGCCCAGCAGCAGTGGAGGCGAGAAGCGGAGATGGAACGAGGAGCCCTGGGAGAGCCCCGCACAGGTCCAGCAGGAGAGCAGCCAAGCTGGACCCCCATCGGAGGGGGCTGGGGCTGTAGCAGTTGAGGAAGACCCTCCAGGGGAACCTGTACAGGCACAGCCACCTCAGCCCTGCAGCAGCCCATCGAACCCCAGGTACCACGGACTCAGCCCCTCCAGTCAAGCTAGGGCTGGGAAGGCTGAGGGCACAGCCCCCCTGCACATCTTCCCTCGGCTGGCCCGCCATGACAGGGGCAATTACGTACGGCTCAACATGAAGCAGAAACACTACGTGCGGGGCCGGGCACTCCGTAGCAGGCTCCTCCGCAAGCAG GCATGGAAGCAGAAGTGGCGGAAGAAAGGGGAGTgttttgggggtggtggtgccACAGTCACAACCAAGGAGTCTTGTTTCCTGAACGAGCAGTTCGATCACTGGGCAGCCCAGTGTCCCCGGCCAG caAGTGAGGAAGACACAGATGCTGTTGGGCCTGAGCCACTGGTTCCTTCACCACAACCTGTACCTGAGGTGCCCAGCCTGGACCCCACCGTGCTGCCACTCTACTCCCTGGGGCCCTCAGGGCAGTTGGCAG AGACGCCGGCTGAGGTGTTCCAGGCCCTGGAGCAGCTGGGGCACCAAGCCTTTCGCCCTGGGCAGGAGCGTGCAGTCATGCGGATCCTGTCTG GCATCTCCACGCTGCTGGTGCTGCCTACAGGTGCCGGCAAGTCCCTGTGCTACCAGCTCCCAGCGCTGCTCTACAGCCGGCGCAGCCCCTGCCTCACGTTGGTCGTCTCTCCCCTGCTGTCACTCATGGATGACCAG GTGTCTGGCCTGCCACCGTGTCTCAAGGCGGCCTGCATACACTCGGGCATGACCAGGAAGCAACGGGAATCTGTCCTGCAGAAG ATTCGGGCAGCCCAGGTACACGTGCTGATGCTGACACCTGAGGCACTGGTGGGGGCGGGAGGCCTCCCTCCAGCCGCACAGCTGCCTCCAGTTGCTTTTGCCTGCATTGATGAGGCCCACTGCCTCTCCCAGTGGTCCCACAACTTCCGGCCCTGCTACCTGCGCGTCTGCAAG GTGCTTCGGGAGCGCATGGGCGTGCACTGCTTCCTGGGCctcacagccacagccacacgCCGCACTGCCAGTGACGTGGCACAGCACCTGGCTGTGGCTGAAGAGCCTGACCTCCACGGGCCAGCCCCAGTTCCCACCAACCTGCACCTTTCCGTGTCCATGGACAGGGACACAGACCAG GCACTGTTGACGCTGCTGCAAGGCAAACGTTTTCAAAACCTCGATTCCATTATCATTTACTGCAACCGGCGCGAGGACACAGAGCGGATCGCTGCGCTCCTCCGAACCTGCCTGCACGCAGCCTGGGTCCCAGGGTCTGGAG GTCGTGCCCCCAAAACCACAGCCGAGGCCTACCACGCGGGCATGTGCAGCCGGGAACGGCGGCGGGTACAGCGAGCCTTCATGCAGGGCCAGTTGCGGGTGGTGGTGGCCACGGTGGCCTTTGGGATGGGGCTGGACCGGCCAGATGTGCGGGCTGTGCTGCATCTGGGGCTGCCCCCAAGCTTCGAGAGCTACGTGCAGGCCGTGGGCCGGGCCGGGCGTGACGGGCAGCCTGCCCACTGCCACCTCTTCCTGCAGCCCCAG GGCGAAGACCTGCGAGAGCTGCGCAGACATGTGCACGCCGACAGCACGGACTTCCTGGCTGTGAAGAGGCTGGTACAGCGCGTGTTCCCAGCCTGCACCTGCACCTGCACCAGGCCGCCCTCGGAGCAGGAAGGGGCCGTGGGTGGGGAGAGGCCTGTGCCCAAGTACCCCCCTCAAGAGGCTGAGCAGCTTAGCCACCAAGCAGCCCCAGGACCCAGAAGGGTCTGCATGGGCCATGAGCGGGCACTCCCAATACAGCTTACCGTACAGGCTTTGGACATGCCGGAGGAGG CCATCGAGACTTTGCTGTGCTACCTGGAGCTGCACCCACACCACTGGCTGGAGCTGCTGGCGACCACCTATACCCATTGCCGTCTGAACTGCCCTGGGGGCCCTGCCCAGCTCCAGGCCCTGGCCCACAG GTGTCCCCCTTTGGCTGTGTGCTTGGCCCAGCAGCTGCCTGAGGACCCAGGGCAAGGCAGCAGCTCCGTGGAGTTTGACATGGTCAAGCTGGTGGACTCCATGGGCTGGGAGCTGGCCTCTGTGCGGCGGGCTCTCTGCCAGCTGCAGTGGGACCACGAGCCCAGGACAG GTGTGCGGCGTGGGACAGGGGTGCTTGTGGAGTTCAGTGAGCTGGCCTTCCACCTTCGCAGCCCGGGGGACTTGACCGCTGAGGAGAAGGACCAGATATGTGACTTCCTCTATGGCCGTGTGCAGGCCCGGGAGCGCCAGGCCCTGGCCCGTCTGCGCAGAACCTTCCAGGCCTTTCACAG CGTAGCCTTCCCCAGCTGCGGGCCCTGCCTGGAGCAGCAGGATGAGGAGCGCAGCACCAGGCTCAAGGACCTGCTCGGCCGCTACtttgaggaagaggaagggcagGAGCCGGGAGGCATGGAGGACGCACAGGGCCCCGAGCCAGGGCAGGCCAGA CTCCAGGATTGGGAGGACCAGGTCCGCTGCGACATCCGCCAGTTCCTGTCCCTGAGGCCAGAGGAGAAGTTCTCCAGCAGGGCTGTGGCCCGCATCTTCCACGGCATCG GAAGCCCCTGCTACCCGGCCCAGGTGTACGGGCAGGACCGACGCTTCTGGAGAAAATACCTGCACCTGAGCTTCCATGCCCTGGTGGGCCTGGCCACGGAAGAGCTCCTGCAGGTGGCCCGCTGA
- the RECQL4 gene encoding ATP-dependent DNA helicase Q4 isoform 10 (isoform 10 is encoded by transcript variant 13): protein MERLRDVRERLQAWERAFRRQRGRRPSQDDVEAAPEETRALYREYRTLKRTTGQAGGGLRSSESLPAAAEEAPEPRCWGPHLNRAATKSPQSTPGRSRQGSVPDYGQRLKANLKGTLQGPEASAFQEVSIRVGSPQPSSSGGEKRRWNEEPWESPAQVQQESSQAGPPSEGAGAVAVEEDPPGEPVQAQPPQPCSSPSNPRYHGLSPSSQARAGKAEGTAPLHIFPRLARHDRGNYVRLNMKQKHYVRGRALRSRLLRKQAWKQKWRKKGECFGGGGATVTTKESCFLNEQFDHWAAQCPRPASEEDTDAVGPEPLVPSPQPVPEVPSLDPTVLPLYSLGPSGQLAETPAEVFQALEQLGHQAFRPGQERAVMRILSGISTLLVLPTGAGKSLCYQLPALLYSRRSPCLTLVVSPLLSLMDDQVSGLPPCLKAACIHSGMTRKQRESVLQKIRAAQVHVLMLTPEALVGAGGLPPAAQLPPVAFACIDEAHCLSQWSHNFRPCYLRVCKVLRERMGVHCFLGLTATATRRTASDVAQHLAVAEEPDLHGPAPVPTNLHLSVSMDRDTDQALLTLLQGKRFQNLDSIIIYCNRREDTERIAALLRTCLHAAWVPGSGGRAPKTTAEAYHAGMCSRERRRVQRAFMQGQLRVVVATVAFGMGLDRPDVRAVLHLGLPPSFESYVQAVGRAGRDGQPAHCHLFLQPQGEDLRELRRHVHADSTDFLAVKRLVQRVFPACTCTCTRPPSEQEGAVGGERPVPKYPPQEAEQLSHQAAPGPRRVCMGHERALPIQLTVQALDMPEEAIETLLCYLELHPHHWLELLATTYTHCRLNCPGGPAQLQALAHRCPPLAVCLAQQLPEDPGQGSSSVEFDMVKLVDSMGWELASVRRALCQLQWDHEPRTGVRRGTGVLVEFSELAFHLRSPGDLTAEEKDQICDFLYGRVQARERQALARLRRTFQAFHSVAFPSCGPCLEQQDEERSTRLKDLLGRYFEEEEGQEPGGMEDAQGPEPGQARLQDWEDQVRCDIRQFLSLRPEEKFSSRAVARIFHGIGSPCYPAQVYGQDRRFWRKYLHLSFHALVGLATEELLQVAR, encoded by the exons ATGGAGCGGCTGCGGGACGTGCGGGAGCGGCTGCAGGCGTGGGAGCGCGCGTTCCGACGGCAGCGCGGGCGGCGACCGAGCCAG GACGACGTGGAGGCGGCGCCGGAGGAGACCCGCG CGCTCTACCGGGAATACCGCACTCTGAAGCGTACCACGGGCCAGGCCGGCGGCGGGCTCCGCAGCTCCGAGTCGCTCCCCGCGGCGGCCGAAGAG GCGCCAGAGCCCCGCTGCTGGGGGCCCCATCTGAATCGGGCTGCGACCAAGAGTCCACAGTCTACGCCAGGGCGGAGCCGCCAGGGCTCGGTGCCGGACTACGGGCAGCGGCTCAAGGCCAATCTGAAAGGCACCCTGCAG GGCCCAGAggcttcagccttccaagaagtCAGCATCCGTGTGGGGAGCCCCCAGCCCAGCAGCAGTGGAGGCGAGAAGCGGAGATGGAACGAGGAGCCCTGGGAGAGCCCCGCACAGGTCCAGCAGGAGAGCAGCCAAGCTGGACCCCCATCGGAGGGGGCTGGGGCTGTAGCAGTTGAGGAAGACCCTCCAGGGGAACCTGTACAGGCACAGCCACCTCAGCCCTGCAGCAGCCCATCGAACCCCAGGTACCACGGACTCAGCCCCTCCAGTCAAGCTAGGGCTGGGAAGGCTGAGGGCACAGCCCCCCTGCACATCTTCCCTCGGCTGGCCCGCCATGACAGGGGCAATTACGTACGGCTCAACATGAAGCAGAAACACTACGTGCGGGGCCGGGCACTCCGTAGCAGGCTCCTCCGCAAGCAG GCATGGAAGCAGAAGTGGCGGAAGAAAGGGGAGTgttttgggggtggtggtgccACAGTCACAACCAAGGAGTCTTGTTTCCTGAACGAGCAGTTCGATCACTGGGCAGCCCAGTGTCCCCGGCCAG caAGTGAGGAAGACACAGATGCTGTTGGGCCTGAGCCACTGGTTCCTTCACCACAACCTGTACCTGAGGTGCCCAGCCTGGACCCCACCGTGCTGCCACTCTACTCCCTGGGGCCCTCAGGGCAGTTGGCAG AGACGCCGGCTGAGGTGTTCCAGGCCCTGGAGCAGCTGGGGCACCAAGCCTTTCGCCCTGGGCAGGAGCGTGCAGTCATGCGGATCCTGTCTG GCATCTCCACGCTGCTGGTGCTGCCTACAGGTGCCGGCAAGTCCCTGTGCTACCAGCTCCCAGCGCTGCTCTACAGCCGGCGCAGCCCCTGCCTCACGTTGGTCGTCTCTCCCCTGCTGTCACTCATGGATGACCAG GTGTCTGGCCTGCCACCGTGTCTCAAGGCGGCCTGCATACACTCGGGCATGACCAGGAAGCAACGGGAATCTGTCCTGCAGAAG ATTCGGGCAGCCCAGGTACACGTGCTGATGCTGACACCTGAGGCACTGGTGGGGGCGGGAGGCCTCCCTCCAGCCGCACAGCTGCCTCCAGTTGCTTTTGCCTGCATTGATGAGGCCCACTGCCTCTCCCAGTGGTCCCACAACTTCCGGCCCTGCTACCTGCGCGTCTGCAAG GTGCTTCGGGAGCGCATGGGCGTGCACTGCTTCCTGGGCctcacagccacagccacacgCCGCACTGCCAGTGACGTGGCACAGCACCTGGCTGTGGCTGAAGAGCCTGACCTCCACGGGCCAGCCCCAGTTCCCACCAACCTGCACCTTTCCGTGTCCATGGACAGGGACACAGACCAG GCACTGTTGACGCTGCTGCAAGGCAAACGTTTTCAAAACCTCGATTCCATTATCATTTACTGCAACCGGCGCGAGGACACAGAGCGGATCGCTGCGCTCCTCCGAACCTGCCTGCACGCAGCCTGGGTCCCAGGGTCTGGAG GTCGTGCCCCCAAAACCACAGCCGAGGCCTACCACGCGGGCATGTGCAGCCGGGAACGGCGGCGGGTACAGCGAGCCTTCATGCAGGGCCAGTTGCGGGTGGTGGTGGCCACGGTGGCCTTTGGGATGGGGCTGGACCGGCCAGATGTGCGGGCTGTGCTGCATCTGGGGCTGCCCCCAAGCTTCGAGAGCTACGTGCAGGCCGTGGGCCGGGCCGGGCGTGACGGGCAGCCTGCCCACTGCCACCTCTTCCTGCAGCCCCAG GGCGAAGACCTGCGAGAGCTGCGCAGACATGTGCACGCCGACAGCACGGACTTCCTGGCTGTGAAGAGGCTGGTACAGCGCGTGTTCCCAGCCTGCACCTGCACCTGCACCAGGCCGCCCTCGGAGCAGGAAGGGGCCGTGGGTGGGGAGAGGCCTGTGCCCAAGTACCCCCCTCAAGAGGCTGAGCAGCTTAGCCACCAAGCAGCCCCAGGACCCAGAAGGGTCTGCATGGGCCATGAGCGGGCACTCCCAATACAGCTTACCGTACAGGCTTTGGACATGCCGGAGGAGG CCATCGAGACTTTGCTGTGCTACCTGGAGCTGCACCCACACCACTGGCTGGAGCTGCTGGCGACCACCTATACCCATTGCCGTCTGAACTGCCCTGGGGGCCCTGCCCAGCTCCAGGCCCTGGCCCACAG GTGTCCCCCTTTGGCTGTGTGCTTGGCCCAGCAGCTGCCTGAGGACCCAGGGCAAGGCAGCAGCTCCGTGGAGTTTGACATGGTCAAGCTGGTGGACTCCATGGGCTGGGAGCTGGCCTCTGTGCGGCGGGCTCTCTGCCAGCTGCAGTGGGACCACGAGCCCAGGACAG GTGTGCGGCGTGGGACAGGGGTGCTTGTGGAGTTCAGTGAGCTGGCCTTCCACCTTCGCAGCCCGGGGGACTTGACCGCTGAGGAGAAGGACCAGATATGTGACTTCCTCTATGGCCGTGTGCAGGCCCGGGAGCGCCAGGCCCTGGCCCGTCTGCGCAGAACCTTCCAGGCCTTTCACAG CGTAGCCTTCCCCAGCTGCGGGCCCTGCCTGGAGCAGCAGGATGAGGAGCGCAGCACCAGGCTCAAGGACCTGCTCGGCCGCTACtttgaggaagaggaagggcagGAGCCGGGAGGCATGGAGGACGCACAGGGCCCCGAGCCAGGGCAGGCCAGA CTCCAGGATTGGGAGGACCAGGTCCGCTGCGACATCCGCCAGTTCCTGTCCCTGAGGCCAGAGGAGAAGTTCTCCAGCAGGGCTGTGGCCCGCATCTTCCACGGCATCG GAAGCCCCTGCTACCCGGCCCAGGTGTACGGGCAGGACCGACGCTTCTGGAGAAAATACCTGCACCTGAGCTTCCATGCCCTGGTGGGCCTGGCCACGGAAGAGCTCCTGCAGGTGGCCCGCTGA
- the RECQL4 gene encoding ATP-dependent DNA helicase Q4 isoform 9 (isoform 9 is encoded by transcript variant 16), with amino-acid sequence MEAEVAEERGVFWGWWCHSHNQGVLFPERAVRSLGSPVSPASEEDTDAVGPEPLVPSPQPVPEVPSLDPTVLPLYSLGPSGQLAETPAEVFQALEQLGHQAFRPGQERAVMRILSGISTLLVLPTGAGKSLCYQLPALLYSRRSPCLTLVVSPLLSLMDDQVSGLPPCLKAACIHSGMTRKQRESVLQKIRAAQVHVLMLTPEALVGAGGLPPAAQLPPVAFACIDEAHCLSQWSHNFRPCYLRVCKVLRERMGVHCFLGLTATATRRTASDVAQHLAVAEEPDLHGPAPVPTNLHLSVSMDRDTDQALLTLLQGKRFQNLDSIIIYCNRREDTERIAALLRTCLHAAWVPGSGGRAPKTTAEAYHAGMCSRERRRVQRAFMQGQLRVVVATVAFGMGLDRPDVRAVLHLGLPPSFESYVQAVGRAGRDGQPAHCHLFLQPQGEDLRELRRHVHADSTDFLAVKRLVQRVFPACTCTCTRPPSEQEGAVGGERPVPKYPPQEAEQLSHQAAPGPRRVCMGHERALPIQLTVQALDMPEEAIETLLCYLELHPHHWLELLATTYTHCRLNCPGGPAQLQALAHRCPPLAVCLAQQLPEDPGQGSSSVEFDMVKLVDSMGWELASVRRALCQLQWDHEPRTGVRRGTGVLVEFSELAFHLRSPGDLTAEEKDQICDFLYGRVQARERQALARLRRTFQAFHSVAFPSCGPCLEQQDEERSTRLKDLLGRYFEEEEGQEPGGMEDAQGPEPGQARLQDWEDQVRCDIRQFLSLRPEEKFSSRAVARIFHGIGSPCYPAQVYGQDRRFWRKYLHLSFHALVGLATEELLQVAR; translated from the exons ATGGAAGCAGAAGTGGCGGAAGAAAGGGGAGTgttttgggggtggtggtgccACAGTCACAACCAAGGAGTCTTGTTTCCTGAACGAGCAGTTCGATCACTGGGCAGCCCAGTGTCCCCGGCCAG TGAGGAAGACACAGATGCTGTTGGGCCTGAGCCACTGGTTCCTTCACCACAACCTGTACCTGAGGTGCCCAGCCTGGACCCCACCGTGCTGCCACTCTACTCCCTGGGGCCCTCAGGGCAGTTGGCAG AGACGCCGGCTGAGGTGTTCCAGGCCCTGGAGCAGCTGGGGCACCAAGCCTTTCGCCCTGGGCAGGAGCGTGCAGTCATGCGGATCCTGTCTG GCATCTCCACGCTGCTGGTGCTGCCTACAGGTGCCGGCAAGTCCCTGTGCTACCAGCTCCCAGCGCTGCTCTACAGCCGGCGCAGCCCCTGCCTCACGTTGGTCGTCTCTCCCCTGCTGTCACTCATGGATGACCAG GTGTCTGGCCTGCCACCGTGTCTCAAGGCGGCCTGCATACACTCGGGCATGACCAGGAAGCAACGGGAATCTGTCCTGCAGAAG ATTCGGGCAGCCCAGGTACACGTGCTGATGCTGACACCTGAGGCACTGGTGGGGGCGGGAGGCCTCCCTCCAGCCGCACAGCTGCCTCCAGTTGCTTTTGCCTGCATTGATGAGGCCCACTGCCTCTCCCAGTGGTCCCACAACTTCCGGCCCTGCTACCTGCGCGTCTGCAAG GTGCTTCGGGAGCGCATGGGCGTGCACTGCTTCCTGGGCctcacagccacagccacacgCCGCACTGCCAGTGACGTGGCACAGCACCTGGCTGTGGCTGAAGAGCCTGACCTCCACGGGCCAGCCCCAGTTCCCACCAACCTGCACCTTTCCGTGTCCATGGACAGGGACACAGACCAG GCACTGTTGACGCTGCTGCAAGGCAAACGTTTTCAAAACCTCGATTCCATTATCATTTACTGCAACCGGCGCGAGGACACAGAGCGGATCGCTGCGCTCCTCCGAACCTGCCTGCACGCAGCCTGGGTCCCAGGGTCTGGAG GTCGTGCCCCCAAAACCACAGCCGAGGCCTACCACGCGGGCATGTGCAGCCGGGAACGGCGGCGGGTACAGCGAGCCTTCATGCAGGGCCAGTTGCGGGTGGTGGTGGCCACGGTGGCCTTTGGGATGGGGCTGGACCGGCCAGATGTGCGGGCTGTGCTGCATCTGGGGCTGCCCCCAAGCTTCGAGAGCTACGTGCAGGCCGTGGGCCGGGCCGGGCGTGACGGGCAGCCTGCCCACTGCCACCTCTTCCTGCAGCCCCAG GGCGAAGACCTGCGAGAGCTGCGCAGACATGTGCACGCCGACAGCACGGACTTCCTGGCTGTGAAGAGGCTGGTACAGCGCGTGTTCCCAGCCTGCACCTGCACCTGCACCAGGCCGCCCTCGGAGCAGGAAGGGGCCGTGGGTGGGGAGAGGCCTGTGCCCAAGTACCCCCCTCAAGAGGCTGAGCAGCTTAGCCACCAAGCAGCCCCAGGACCCAGAAGGGTCTGCATGGGCCATGAGCGGGCACTCCCAATACAGCTTACCGTACAGGCTTTGGACATGCCGGAGGAGG CCATCGAGACTTTGCTGTGCTACCTGGAGCTGCACCCACACCACTGGCTGGAGCTGCTGGCGACCACCTATACCCATTGCCGTCTGAACTGCCCTGGGGGCCCTGCCCAGCTCCAGGCCCTGGCCCACAG GTGTCCCCCTTTGGCTGTGTGCTTGGCCCAGCAGCTGCCTGAGGACCCAGGGCAAGGCAGCAGCTCCGTGGAGTTTGACATGGTCAAGCTGGTGGACTCCATGGGCTGGGAGCTGGCCTCTGTGCGGCGGGCTCTCTGCCAGCTGCAGTGGGACCACGAGCCCAGGACAG GTGTGCGGCGTGGGACAGGGGTGCTTGTGGAGTTCAGTGAGCTGGCCTTCCACCTTCGCAGCCCGGGGGACTTGACCGCTGAGGAGAAGGACCAGATATGTGACTTCCTCTATGGCCGTGTGCAGGCCCGGGAGCGCCAGGCCCTGGCCCGTCTGCGCAGAACCTTCCAGGCCTTTCACAG CGTAGCCTTCCCCAGCTGCGGGCCCTGCCTGGAGCAGCAGGATGAGGAGCGCAGCACCAGGCTCAAGGACCTGCTCGGCCGCTACtttgaggaagaggaagggcagGAGCCGGGAGGCATGGAGGACGCACAGGGCCCCGAGCCAGGGCAGGCCAGA CTCCAGGATTGGGAGGACCAGGTCCGCTGCGACATCCGCCAGTTCCTGTCCCTGAGGCCAGAGGAGAAGTTCTCCAGCAGGGCTGTGGCCCGCATCTTCCACGGCATCG GAAGCCCCTGCTACCCGGCCCAGGTGTACGGGCAGGACCGACGCTTCTGGAGAAAATACCTGCACCTGAGCTTCCATGCCCTGGTGGGCCTGGCCACGGAAGAGCTCCTGCAGGTGGCCCGCTGA